The following proteins come from a genomic window of Micromonospora zamorensis:
- a CDS encoding class F sortase — MTTTRAGGRHGRPWRAAGAAVVVTMAMIGAGMIGASLKDTPAPRPPQPLAQAGPEVTGSASTADDAPPVDGQPVGDAPAGLARSAPTSIEIPRIGVDATIMSLGTNPDGTVQVPPLDQADKAGWYEPGASPGETGNAVIVGHVDSAVLGPAVFFDLGALTPGDTVTVRRADGVPATFTVDSVKSYPKTAFPTELVYGPGDRPGLRVVTCGGQFDAVAKSYPDNIVVFASLVA; from the coding sequence GTGACGACGACACGGGCCGGCGGCCGTCACGGGAGACCGTGGCGTGCCGCCGGCGCGGCCGTCGTCGTCACCATGGCCATGATTGGCGCCGGGATGATCGGCGCCAGTCTGAAGGACACACCCGCTCCCCGACCGCCGCAGCCGTTGGCTCAGGCCGGTCCCGAGGTCACCGGGTCGGCGAGCACCGCCGACGACGCCCCGCCGGTCGACGGGCAGCCGGTCGGAGACGCGCCGGCGGGACTGGCCCGTTCGGCGCCGACCAGCATCGAGATCCCCCGGATCGGTGTCGACGCGACGATCATGTCGTTGGGCACCAACCCGGACGGCACCGTCCAGGTCCCTCCGCTCGACCAGGCCGACAAGGCCGGTTGGTACGAGCCGGGTGCGAGTCCCGGCGAGACGGGCAACGCGGTCATCGTCGGGCATGTGGACTCGGCGGTGCTCGGTCCGGCCGTCTTCTTCGACCTCGGCGCGCTCACCCCCGGTGACACCGTCACCGTGCGCCGGGCCGACGGGGTGCCGGCCACCTTCACCGTCGACTCGGTGAAGTCGTACCCGAAGACAGCCTTCCCCACCGAGTTGGTGTACGGGCCCGGCGACCGGCCTGGCCTGCGGGTGGTCACCTGCGGCGGTCAGTTCGACGCGGTCGCCAAGAGCTACCCGGACAACATCGTCGTCTTCGCCAGCCTGGTGGCCTGA
- a CDS encoding glycoside hydrolase family 6 protein, producing MNVWRRLSGPRRTMALAGAGVLVAGGLVTIPVTAAQAATQCDIAYTSNEWPGGFTASVTIKNVGDPLNGWTLGWTFPNSSQRVQQGWSAEFTQSGSQVTAKSLSYNGTLATGASTSIGFNGAWSGSNPKPTSFTLNGVVCNGGTTPPTTPPPTTPPPTDPPPTDPPPTTPPPGTKVDNPYAGARGYVNPEWKAKADAEAGGSRVSNNPTAVWLDRIAAINGTPDSSSNGAFGVREHLDEALRQGAGYIQFVIYNLPGRDCSALASNGELGPDELPKYKAQYIDPIAAIQGESKYSSLRIINVIEIDSLPNLVTNTSGQPGGTVMCDTVKANGAYVNGVGYALAKLGAIGNVYNYIDAGHHGWLGWDSNFGPTADILKTAAVASGSTVNNVHGFITNTANYSALTEPYFKVTDNVNGQTVRQSKWVDWNFYVDELSFAQAFRTKLVSVGFNSNIGMLIDTSRNGWGGSARPTGPGATTSVDTYVNGGRIDRRAHLGNWCNQAGAGLGERPRANPATGIDAYVWVKPPGESDGSSKEIPNNEGKGFDRMCDPTYGGNARNGNNPSGALPDAPISGAWFSAQFQELMRNAYPAL from the coding sequence ATGAATGTGTGGAGAAGGCTGTCCGGCCCACGCCGGACCATGGCGCTCGCCGGCGCGGGTGTCCTGGTCGCCGGCGGGTTGGTGACGATTCCGGTCACCGCGGCGCAGGCCGCGACTCAGTGCGACATCGCCTACACGAGCAACGAGTGGCCCGGCGGCTTCACCGCCAGCGTCACCATCAAGAACGTCGGTGACCCGCTCAACGGCTGGACGCTGGGCTGGACCTTCCCCAACTCCAGCCAGCGCGTGCAGCAGGGCTGGTCGGCGGAGTTCACCCAGTCCGGCAGCCAGGTCACCGCCAAGAGCCTGTCCTACAACGGCACCCTCGCCACCGGCGCGTCGACGAGCATCGGCTTCAACGGCGCGTGGAGCGGCAGCAACCCGAAGCCGACCTCGTTCACCCTGAACGGCGTGGTCTGCAACGGTGGCACCACCCCGCCGACCACGCCCCCGCCGACCACGCCTCCGCCCACCGACCCTCCGCCCACCGACCCGCCGCCCACCACGCCGCCGCCCGGCACCAAGGTCGACAACCCCTACGCCGGGGCGCGCGGGTACGTGAACCCGGAGTGGAAGGCCAAGGCGGACGCCGAGGCCGGCGGAAGCCGGGTCTCCAACAACCCCACCGCCGTCTGGCTGGACCGGATCGCCGCGATCAACGGCACGCCGGACAGCAGCTCCAACGGCGCCTTCGGCGTGCGTGAGCACCTGGACGAGGCGCTGCGTCAGGGCGCCGGCTACATCCAGTTCGTGATCTACAACCTGCCCGGCCGGGACTGCTCCGCGCTCGCCTCCAACGGTGAGCTGGGCCCGGACGAGCTGCCCAAGTACAAGGCCCAGTACATCGACCCGATCGCCGCGATCCAGGGTGAGTCGAAGTACAGCAGCCTGCGGATCATCAACGTCATCGAGATCGACTCGCTGCCGAACCTGGTCACCAACACGTCCGGTCAGCCCGGCGGCACTGTCATGTGCGACACGGTCAAGGCCAACGGCGCGTACGTCAACGGCGTCGGCTACGCCCTCGCCAAGCTGGGCGCGATCGGCAACGTCTACAACTACATCGACGCCGGTCACCACGGCTGGCTCGGTTGGGACTCCAACTTCGGCCCGACCGCCGACATCCTGAAGACCGCCGCGGTGGCCTCTGGCAGCACTGTCAACAACGTGCACGGGTTCATCACCAACACCGCCAACTACTCGGCGCTGACTGAGCCGTACTTCAAGGTCACGGACAACGTGAACGGTCAGACGGTGCGGCAGTCCAAGTGGGTCGACTGGAACTTCTACGTCGACGAGCTGTCCTTCGCCCAGGCGTTCCGCACGAAGCTGGTCTCGGTCGGCTTCAACTCCAACATCGGCATGCTGATCGACACCTCCCGCAACGGGTGGGGCGGCTCCGCGCGGCCCACCGGGCCGGGTGCCACGACCAGCGTCGACACGTACGTCAACGGAGGCCGCATCGACCGCCGGGCCCACCTCGGCAACTGGTGCAACCAGGCCGGCGCCGGCCTCGGCGAGCGGCCGCGGGCCAACCCGGCGACGGGCATCGACGCCTACGTCTGGGTGAAGCCGCCGGGTGAGTCGGACGGCTCCAGCAAGGAGATCCCGAACAACGAGGGCAAGGGCTTCGACCGGATGTGCGACCCGACGTACGGCGGTAACGCCCGCAACGGCAACAACCCGTCCGGGGCTCTGCCGGACGCGCCGATCTCCGGTGCGTGGTTCTCCGCCCAGTTCCAGGAGCTCATGCGCAACGCGTACCCGGCTCTCTGA
- a CDS encoding sodium:solute symporter family protein: protein MDGDGLRLNMNGLDYLILALYFVTVLGVGFAARRAIRTSVDFFLSGRSLPAWVTGLAFVSANLGALEIIGMAANGAQYGVMTVHYYWIGAVPAMVFLGIVMMPFYYGSKVRSVPEYLRLRFNRPTHLLNALSFAVAQVLIAGVNLYALALVMQALLGWPLWTAIVVGAAIVLAYITIGGLSGAIYNEVLQFFVILAGLIPVTVIGLVKVGGWNGLMDAVGDTKLGEAGLHAWQDTGSTANPLGAHWIGIVFGLGFVLSFGYWTTNFAEVQRALSAKNMSAARRTPIIAAYPKLFIPLVTIIPGLVALVTVKGLGAESGDLQYNNAIPLLMRDLLPNGVLGVAVTGLLASFMAGMAANVSGFNTVFTYDIWQAYIRRDRSDEYYLRIGRWATVGAVVIGIGTAFIAAGFSNIMNYIQALFSVFNAPLFATFIIGMFWKRMTALAGFWSLLLGTLVSLSLYLLYKGGVIDFNSDLEESFWGAGLAFVTAVVVAAIITPLTAPKRDEELRGLVYGMGGIDLKGDVLAGDAVWYRSPVLLGVIAVALAALFYIPVF, encoded by the coding sequence ATGGACGGCGACGGTCTCCGGCTCAACATGAACGGCCTGGACTACCTGATTCTGGCGCTGTACTTCGTCACCGTCCTCGGGGTCGGCTTCGCCGCTCGCCGGGCGATCCGGACCAGCGTCGACTTCTTCCTCTCCGGCCGTTCCCTGCCGGCCTGGGTGACCGGTCTCGCCTTCGTCTCGGCGAACCTGGGCGCGTTGGAGATCATCGGAATGGCCGCGAACGGGGCCCAGTACGGTGTGATGACGGTCCACTACTACTGGATCGGCGCCGTCCCGGCCATGGTCTTCCTGGGCATCGTGATGATGCCCTTCTACTACGGCTCCAAGGTCCGCAGCGTGCCGGAATACCTGCGGTTGCGGTTCAACCGCCCCACCCACCTGCTCAACGCGCTCAGCTTCGCCGTCGCCCAGGTGCTGATCGCCGGTGTCAACCTCTACGCGCTGGCCCTCGTCATGCAGGCGCTGCTCGGCTGGCCGCTCTGGACGGCGATCGTGGTCGGCGCGGCGATCGTGCTGGCGTACATCACCATCGGTGGCCTGTCCGGGGCGATCTACAACGAGGTGCTCCAGTTCTTCGTCATCCTGGCCGGTCTCATCCCGGTCACCGTGATCGGCCTGGTCAAGGTCGGCGGGTGGAACGGTCTGATGGACGCGGTCGGCGACACCAAACTCGGCGAGGCGGGCCTGCACGCGTGGCAGGACACCGGCAGCACCGCCAACCCGCTGGGCGCGCACTGGATCGGCATCGTCTTCGGCCTGGGCTTCGTCCTGTCGTTCGGCTACTGGACGACGAACTTCGCCGAGGTGCAGCGGGCCCTCTCGGCCAAGAACATGAGCGCCGCCCGGCGTACGCCGATCATCGCCGCGTACCCGAAGCTGTTCATCCCCCTGGTCACGATCATCCCCGGTCTGGTGGCCCTGGTGACGGTGAAGGGGCTCGGCGCGGAGAGCGGCGACCTCCAGTACAACAACGCCATCCCGCTGCTGATGCGCGACCTGCTCCCCAACGGTGTGCTCGGGGTCGCGGTCACCGGCCTGCTCGCCTCGTTCATGGCTGGCATGGCGGCCAACGTGAGCGGCTTCAACACCGTCTTCACCTACGACATCTGGCAGGCGTACATCCGCCGTGACCGGTCGGACGAGTACTACCTGCGGATCGGCCGGTGGGCGACGGTCGGCGCCGTGGTGATCGGGATCGGCACCGCGTTCATCGCGGCCGGGTTCAGCAACATCATGAACTACATCCAGGCGCTCTTCTCCGTCTTCAACGCGCCGCTGTTCGCCACCTTCATCATCGGCATGTTCTGGAAGCGGATGACCGCGCTGGCCGGCTTCTGGTCGCTGTTGCTCGGCACCCTGGTGTCACTGAGCCTCTACCTGCTCTACAAGGGCGGAGTGATCGATTTCAACTCCGACCTGGAGGAGAGCTTCTGGGGTGCCGGCCTCGCCTTCGTCACGGCGGTGGTGGTCGCCGCGATCATCACCCCGCTCACCGCGCCCAAGCGGGACGAGGAACTGCGCGGGCTGGTCTACGGGATGGGCGGCATCGACCTGAAGGGCGACGTGCTCGCCGGCGACGCCGTCTGGTACCGCTCCCCCGTGCTCCTCGGCGTGATCGCGGTCGCGCTGGCCGCCCTCTTCTACATCCCGGTCTTCTAG
- a CDS encoding NAD-glutamate dehydrogenase gives MDRRPAIKPEPDLRQDDSGRDDDSFDSATDGDGYGRLDTGVTGLTGSSIDTIYDLGLPTEALADDVEDAELDEPVPNAERLVAQAVALAGDDHDAATLVGRFWRFAPDEELVGFTAEEMLDAARAHRDLAQQRVPGELKLRIHEPHADQHHTVVEIVTDDMPFLVDSVTALLNSYHLDVHLLVHPLVVVRREPLGRLTEVSADVEPDDAISGDIIESWMRIEIDPVRDAAERDRLRRELQRVLTDVREAVEDWPKMRQRALALADELASARTSDNRPPVPEKDITDSVELLRWLAHDHFTFLGYREYRLVDAPGGDATDPVDGKALEAVLGTGLGILRSDSPDPRSLSSMTPEAHEKVLEKRLLIITKANSRATVHRSAYLDYIGFKIFNSDGEVIGERRFLGLFSTAAYRTSVRELPVVRRKVAEVLDRSGLSQRSHSGKDLIQILETYPRDELFQIKTDDLYHAVVGVLRMAGRRQLRVFLRRDAYGRFISCLIYLPRDRFTTQNRLRMQDILLRELNGVGVDYTTRVTESMLARVHFIVRTDPTRPPGDIDADLLAEELADATRLWDDDYRLVLERKLGDEQAKHLFTRYADAFPEGYKDGHTPYEAMKDLAKLELLEEPGQLEMHLFRKQLAPRPGTRVPGADLAEAMDVRFKVYRYGEPMMLSAVLPVLHSLGVRVVDEHPYEVDRIDGRVYLYDFGLLLPEGHHELSEVRPHVENAFAAAWRGEAEVDRFNELVLRGGLTWRQVVVLRAYAKYLRQAGTVFSQDYMEQTFVAYPKIAALLVDLFETRFAPGEQTTEQRQQRSGELVEMIREALDDVASLDQDRILRSYLTLIEATLRTSFYQKRADGRPKAYVAFKLDPQAIPDLPAPRPKFEIFVYSPRFEGVHLRFGPVARGGLRWSDRREDFRTEVLGLVKAQMVKNTVIVPVGAKGGFVLKQKPGDRDEAVACYQEFVGAMLDVTDNIVSGQIVPPVDVVRHDGDDPYLVVAADKGTATFSDVANEISKTHSFWMGDAFASGGSAGYDHKKMGITARGAWESVKRHFRELGLDTQTQDFTVVGVGDMSGDVFGNGMLLSEHIRLVAAFDHRHIFLDPDPDAATSYAERRRLFDLPRSSWEDYNPELISAGGGIFPRTAKSIPITPQVRAAIGLDDDVTQLSPQELMKAIVTAPVDLFWNGGIGTYVKASTQTNAEVGDKSNDAIRVDGRSLRCRVAGEGGNLGWTQLGRIEYALTGGRIYTDFIDNAAGVDTSDHEVNIKILLNTAVADGELTTAERDELLAGMTDEVAELVLRDNYDQARAINNAQAQAASLLPVHRRMINELERSGGLDRALEALPPDEELAVRSESGLTAPEFAVLLAYVKIVLEREILTEGLADEEWTTEVLVNYFPTPMRERFADRMGRHRLRRDIVTTVLVNEAINRGGISFIFRVVEETAASAADVIRAYVVVSEVFGLRDLWDAVEALDNKVAPELQTSVYLDTRRLLDRAVRWLVSNRRSPIDVPAEIARLRDGVTRLLPGLEDLFYGDERQGIVSHMDSMTERGLPRELAERATRLMYSFGLMDVVETANVSGRDVGEVASVYFVLSDLFRVDSLLSKISLLPREDRWQTLARMALRYDLYAALAALTAEVLESTPGDLPPHERVQQWEQSNATSIHRARRAMGEFDESRADLAALSVLLRQIRTLVRTSAAA, from the coding sequence ATGGACCGGCGTCCGGCGATCAAACCGGAACCCGACCTCCGGCAGGATGACTCCGGCCGGGACGACGACAGCTTCGATTCGGCGACCGACGGGGACGGCTACGGCCGGCTCGACACGGGAGTCACCGGGCTGACCGGGTCGAGCATCGACACCATCTACGATCTGGGCCTGCCGACCGAGGCGTTGGCCGACGACGTGGAGGACGCCGAGCTCGACGAACCAGTTCCCAACGCGGAGCGCCTGGTGGCCCAGGCTGTCGCGCTCGCCGGGGACGACCACGACGCGGCGACACTTGTCGGCCGTTTCTGGCGGTTCGCCCCGGACGAGGAACTGGTCGGTTTCACGGCAGAGGAGATGCTCGACGCGGCCCGGGCACACCGGGACCTCGCCCAGCAGCGGGTTCCCGGCGAGTTGAAGCTGCGGATCCACGAACCGCACGCGGACCAGCACCACACCGTCGTCGAGATCGTCACTGACGACATGCCGTTCCTGGTCGACTCGGTCACCGCGCTGCTCAACTCGTACCACCTCGACGTGCACCTGCTGGTGCACCCGCTCGTGGTGGTCCGGCGTGAGCCGCTGGGGCGGCTCACCGAGGTCTCCGCGGACGTGGAGCCGGATGACGCGATCTCCGGCGACATCATCGAGAGCTGGATGCGGATCGAGATCGACCCGGTCCGGGACGCGGCCGAGCGGGACCGGCTGCGTCGCGAGTTGCAGCGGGTGCTCACCGATGTGCGGGAGGCTGTCGAGGACTGGCCGAAGATGCGTCAGCGGGCCCTTGCGCTCGCCGACGAGCTGGCCTCGGCTCGCACCTCGGACAATCGCCCACCGGTGCCGGAGAAGGACATCACGGACTCGGTGGAGCTGCTGCGGTGGCTCGCCCACGACCACTTCACGTTCCTCGGCTACCGGGAGTACCGACTGGTGGACGCCCCCGGGGGTGACGCCACCGACCCGGTGGACGGCAAGGCGTTGGAGGCGGTGCTCGGCACCGGGCTGGGCATCCTGCGCTCGGATTCGCCGGACCCGCGGTCGTTGTCGTCGATGACGCCCGAGGCGCACGAGAAGGTGCTGGAGAAGCGCCTGCTCATCATCACCAAGGCCAACTCGCGGGCCACCGTGCACCGCTCGGCCTACCTCGACTACATCGGCTTCAAGATCTTCAACTCGGACGGCGAGGTGATCGGCGAGCGGCGGTTCCTGGGCCTGTTCTCCACGGCCGCGTACCGGACCAGCGTCCGCGAGCTGCCGGTCGTACGCCGCAAGGTCGCCGAGGTGCTGGACCGCTCCGGCCTGAGTCAGCGCAGCCACTCCGGCAAGGATCTGATCCAGATCCTGGAGACGTACCCGCGCGACGAGCTGTTCCAGATCAAGACCGACGACCTGTACCACGCGGTGGTCGGTGTGCTGCGGATGGCGGGCCGCCGGCAGCTGCGGGTCTTCCTGCGCCGGGACGCGTACGGGCGGTTCATCTCCTGCCTGATCTACCTGCCCCGGGACCGGTTCACCACGCAGAACCGCCTTCGCATGCAGGACATCCTGCTGCGCGAGCTGAACGGTGTCGGGGTGGACTACACCACCCGGGTCACCGAGTCGATGCTGGCCCGGGTGCACTTCATCGTCCGCACCGACCCGACCCGGCCGCCCGGCGACATCGACGCCGACCTGTTGGCCGAGGAGCTGGCCGACGCGACCCGGCTCTGGGACGACGACTACCGGCTGGTGCTGGAGCGCAAGCTCGGCGACGAGCAGGCCAAGCACCTGTTCACCCGGTACGCCGACGCGTTCCCGGAGGGCTACAAGGACGGGCACACGCCGTACGAGGCGATGAAGGACCTGGCGAAGCTGGAGCTGCTGGAGGAGCCCGGCCAGCTGGAGATGCACCTGTTCCGCAAGCAGCTCGCGCCCCGACCGGGCACCCGGGTGCCCGGTGCGGACCTCGCCGAGGCCATGGACGTCCGGTTCAAGGTCTACCGGTACGGCGAACCGATGATGCTCTCCGCCGTGCTGCCGGTGCTGCACTCACTCGGCGTACGGGTGGTCGACGAGCACCCGTACGAGGTGGACCGGATCGACGGTCGGGTCTACCTGTACGACTTCGGCCTCCTGCTGCCCGAGGGGCACCACGAGCTGTCCGAGGTGCGCCCACACGTGGAGAACGCCTTCGCGGCGGCGTGGCGCGGCGAGGCCGAGGTGGACCGGTTCAACGAGCTGGTGCTGCGCGGCGGGCTGACCTGGCGGCAGGTGGTGGTGCTGCGGGCGTACGCGAAGTACCTGCGGCAGGCCGGCACGGTCTTCTCGCAGGACTACATGGAGCAGACCTTCGTCGCGTACCCGAAGATCGCCGCGTTGCTGGTGGATCTGTTCGAGACCCGGTTCGCGCCGGGCGAGCAGACGACCGAGCAGCGGCAGCAGCGCAGCGGTGAGCTGGTGGAGATGATCCGGGAGGCGCTGGACGACGTGGCCAGCCTCGACCAGGATCGGATCCTGCGCTCGTACCTGACGTTGATCGAGGCGACCCTGCGGACCAGCTTCTACCAGAAGCGCGCCGACGGGCGGCCGAAGGCGTACGTGGCGTTCAAGCTCGACCCGCAGGCCATTCCGGACCTGCCGGCGCCGCGACCAAAGTTCGAGATCTTCGTCTACTCGCCCCGCTTCGAGGGTGTGCACCTGCGGTTCGGGCCGGTGGCCCGGGGCGGGTTGCGCTGGTCCGACCGTCGGGAGGACTTCCGGACCGAGGTGCTCGGCCTGGTCAAGGCGCAGATGGTGAAGAACACCGTGATCGTGCCGGTGGGTGCCAAGGGCGGCTTCGTGCTGAAGCAGAAGCCGGGTGACCGGGACGAGGCGGTCGCCTGCTATCAGGAGTTCGTCGGCGCGATGCTGGACGTCACCGATAACATCGTCAGCGGGCAGATCGTGCCTCCCGTGGACGTGGTCCGGCACGACGGCGACGACCCGTACCTGGTGGTGGCCGCCGACAAGGGCACGGCGACGTTCTCCGACGTCGCCAACGAGATCTCCAAGACCCACAGCTTCTGGATGGGCGACGCGTTCGCCTCCGGTGGTTCGGCGGGCTACGACCACAAGAAGATGGGCATCACCGCCCGGGGCGCCTGGGAGTCGGTCAAGCGGCACTTCCGGGAGCTGGGCCTGGACACCCAGACCCAGGACTTCACGGTGGTCGGCGTCGGCGACATGTCCGGCGACGTGTTCGGCAACGGGATGCTGCTCTCCGAGCACATCCGCCTGGTGGCCGCCTTCGACCACCGGCACATCTTCCTCGACCCGGACCCGGACGCGGCGACCTCGTACGCGGAGCGGCGGCGGTTGTTCGATCTGCCCCGCTCGTCGTGGGAGGACTACAACCCGGAGCTGATCTCGGCAGGCGGCGGCATCTTCCCGCGTACCGCCAAGTCCATCCCGATCACGCCGCAGGTCCGGGCGGCGATCGGCCTGGACGACGACGTCACGCAGCTGTCGCCGCAGGAGTTGATGAAGGCGATCGTGACCGCCCCGGTGGATCTCTTCTGGAACGGCGGCATCGGCACCTACGTCAAGGCGTCCACCCAGACCAACGCCGAGGTGGGCGACAAGTCCAACGACGCGATCCGGGTGGACGGGCGCAGCCTGCGCTGCCGGGTGGCGGGCGAGGGCGGCAACCTGGGCTGGACCCAGCTCGGCCGGATCGAGTACGCGTTGACGGGTGGCCGGATCTACACGGACTTCATCGACAACGCGGCCGGGGTGGACACCTCCGACCACGAGGTGAACATCAAGATCCTGCTGAACACCGCGGTGGCCGACGGCGAGTTGACCACGGCCGAGCGGGACGAGCTGCTGGCCGGGATGACCGACGAGGTCGCCGAGCTGGTGCTGAGGGACAACTACGACCAGGCGCGGGCGATCAACAACGCCCAGGCCCAGGCCGCCTCGCTGCTGCCGGTGCACCGCCGGATGATCAACGAGTTGGAGCGGTCGGGCGGGTTGGACCGGGCGCTGGAGGCGCTGCCTCCGGACGAGGAGCTGGCGGTCCGCAGCGAATCGGGCCTGACCGCGCCGGAGTTCGCGGTGCTGCTCGCGTACGTGAAGATCGTCCTGGAGCGGGAGATCCTCACCGAGGGGCTGGCCGACGAGGAGTGGACGACCGAGGTCCTGGTCAACTACTTCCCGACGCCGATGCGCGAACGGTTCGCCGACCGGATGGGCCGGCACCGGCTGCGCCGGGACATCGTCACCACAGTGCTCGTCAACGAGGCGATCAACCGGGGTGGCATCTCGTTCATCTTCCGGGTGGTCGAGGAGACCGCGGCCAGCGCGGCGGACGTGATCCGTGCGTACGTGGTGGTCAGCGAAGTGTTCGGCCTGCGGGACCTGTGGGACGCGGTGGAGGCGCTGGACAACAAGGTCGCACCCGAGTTGCAGACCAGCGTCTACCTGGACACCCGCCGGCTGCTCGACCGGGCGGTGCGGTGGCTGGTCTCCAACCGCCGCTCGCCGATCGACGTGCCGGCCGAGATCGCCCGGCTGCGGGACGGGGTGACCCGACTGCTCCCGGGTCTGGAGGACCTGTTCTACGGCGACGAGCGGCAGGGCATCGTCTCGCACATGGACTCGATGACCGAGCGTGGGCTGCCCCGCGAGTTGGCCGAGCGGGCTACCCGACTGATGTACAGCTTCGGTCTGATGGACGTGGTGGAGACCGCGAACGTCAGCGGACGGGACGTCGGCGAGGTGGCCTCGGTCTACTTCGTGCTGTCCGACCTGTTCCGGGTGGACTCGCTGCTGTCGAAGATCTCCCTGCTGCCGCGGGAGGACCGCTGGCAGACGCTGGCCCGGATGGCGCTGCGTTACGACCTGTACGCCGCGCTGGCCGCGCTCACCGCTGAGGTGCTGGAGTCCACCCCGGGCGACCTGCCGCCGCACGAGCGGGTGCAGCAGTGGGAGCAGTCGAACGCCACCTCGATCCACCGCGCTCGACGGGCGATGGGGGAGTTCGACGAGTCGCGGGCGGACCTCGCCGCCCTCTCGGTGCTGCTGCGCCAGATCCGCACCCTGGTGCGGACCTCCGCGGCCGCCTGA